Proteins encoded within one genomic window of Phototrophicus methaneseepsis:
- a CDS encoding proton-conducting transporter membrane subunit, protein MELPLIDITNPNTLPWLIPFGPLLAFFIITLLTNRAKWLPATDEHYGGHHPDYDGMDVPIVADWSRVVSIIVGISGVVAALLISLNLVGQALAIGAGTFGEEVFASSIEWMALGDTPFRIGVMIDPLNMLLLVMVPIAVLCIFVYSIGYMANDPRQSRFFALISLFAGAMLTLTVADNLLVLFTGWEVMGVCSYMLIGFWFEKESAYKAAIKAFTVTRVADVVMLLGIAYLFAMTGTLNFRDILMNEATLEMLAGTPAIILGSWGFSAAGLIGTLLIVGTIGKSAQFPLHVWLPDAMEGPTPVSAMIHAAAMVSAGIYAVIRMYPLFVGSGDAFGAADPHHGLLSQPLLLMAIVGSFTALFSATMAVAQNDVKAVLAYSTISQLGFMMAALGIGAYVAAAFHLITHAFFKALLFMASGSVIHAMEHGEHHVHEHHHHALHSGHHDEHDESTEEAAEDMAEEHGVSGHAEPPFDPQDMRNMGGLSKKIPVTFYTFLIGGLSLSGFPLITAGFWSKDEILADAWLGTMEGFGPHALVFFVLAIAAFLTAFYTMRQIGLTFWGAPRTEAADHATLGGPRNVVSFTMQLPLIVLSFFALFAGFVGVPTDFPILGSIFSPDHSFFHHWVIYALPHNEVFHVDAPPFNWIPLLTSFAVALGGIWLGWRMYWRKPLQVGQEDPLINILGRSVYTTLQRRYYIDELYGVLFVAPAKWVAKQVNVFVDKGLIDGFLHFVARAFTWLGDLFKVLNKWLIDGVGDGIPRAIYDLGGWLRGAQTGRVQQYLLAVLITILVIGLFFALTAGGAVAAQ, encoded by the coding sequence GTGGAACTACCACTGATTGACATTACCAACCCCAATACGCTGCCCTGGCTGATCCCCTTTGGGCCGCTGCTGGCGTTCTTCATCATCACATTGCTGACAAACCGCGCGAAGTGGTTGCCAGCGACGGATGAACACTACGGCGGGCATCATCCAGATTATGACGGCATGGATGTGCCGATTGTGGCGGATTGGAGCCGTGTTGTCAGCATTATTGTTGGCATTAGCGGTGTGGTTGCGGCTCTGCTCATCAGTTTGAACCTGGTAGGGCAGGCACTGGCGATTGGCGCCGGGACCTTCGGCGAGGAAGTATTCGCCAGTTCAATTGAGTGGATGGCATTAGGCGATACACCGTTCCGTATCGGCGTCATGATTGATCCGCTCAATATGCTTTTGTTGGTGATGGTCCCGATTGCGGTGCTGTGTATCTTCGTCTATAGCATCGGCTATATGGCGAATGATCCGCGTCAATCGCGTTTCTTCGCACTGATCAGCTTATTTGCCGGGGCGATGCTCACCCTGACAGTTGCTGATAACTTGCTGGTGCTCTTCACAGGCTGGGAAGTCATGGGTGTGTGTTCTTATATGCTCATCGGCTTCTGGTTTGAAAAAGAGAGCGCCTACAAAGCAGCGATCAAAGCCTTCACCGTCACGCGCGTGGCCGATGTGGTCATGCTGCTCGGTATTGCTTACCTCTTCGCTATGACGGGCACGCTTAACTTCCGCGACATTCTCATGAATGAAGCCACTCTAGAGATGCTGGCTGGTACCCCGGCCATTATCCTGGGTAGCTGGGGCTTCAGCGCGGCGGGGTTGATTGGTACGCTGCTGATCGTCGGTACGATTGGTAAATCGGCTCAGTTCCCGTTGCATGTCTGGCTGCCAGACGCGATGGAAGGCCCGACGCCGGTTAGTGCGATGATCCATGCAGCCGCGATGGTGAGCGCTGGTATTTACGCGGTTATCCGTATGTACCCACTTTTTGTAGGCTCTGGCGATGCCTTTGGCGCGGCAGACCCACATCATGGCTTGCTGAGCCAGCCGTTGCTGTTGATGGCGATTGTTGGCAGCTTTACGGCGCTCTTCTCAGCGACGATGGCTGTTGCCCAGAATGACGTTAAAGCTGTGCTGGCGTATTCGACAATCTCCCAGCTTGGCTTTATGATGGCTGCATTGGGTATCGGCGCTTATGTGGCCGCAGCCTTCCACCTTATTACACACGCTTTCTTCAAAGCATTGTTGTTCATGGCTTCTGGCTCCGTCATCCATGCCATGGAGCACGGTGAACATCACGTGCATGAACATCACCATCACGCGCTTCATTCCGGCCATCATGATGAACATGATGAAAGCACGGAAGAAGCCGCTGAAGATATGGCCGAGGAACATGGCGTTTCCGGTCACGCGGAGCCGCCTTTCGATCCGCAGGATATGCGCAATATGGGCGGCCTTTCCAAGAAGATCCCCGTCACTTTCTACACTTTCTTGATTGGTGGTTTGTCCCTTTCTGGCTTCCCGCTTATCACGGCAGGCTTCTGGTCGAAGGATGAAATCCTGGCAGATGCCTGGTTAGGGACGATGGAAGGCTTCGGCCCACATGCACTGGTCTTCTTCGTTCTGGCGATTGCGGCCTTCCTGACGGCTTTCTACACCATGCGTCAGATCGGCCTGACCTTCTGGGGCGCACCGCGCACAGAAGCCGCCGACCACGCCACATTGGGTGGCCCGCGCAATGTCGTGTCCTTCACGATGCAGCTCCCGCTGATTGTGCTGTCATTCTTTGCCCTGTTCGCGGGATTCGTCGGCGTGCCGACGGACTTCCCGATTCTGGGTAGCATCTTCTCGCCGGATCACAGTTTCTTCCATCATTGGGTGATTTATGCCCTGCCACATAATGAAGTCTTCCATGTCGATGCCCCGCCGTTTAACTGGATTCCATTGTTGACATCGTTCGCGGTGGCGTTGGGCGGCATCTGGCTGGGTTGGCGTATGTATTGGCGCAAGCCTTTGCAGGTCGGCCAGGAAGACCCACTCATCAATATTCTGGGGCGCTCCGTGTATACCACGCTGCAACGCCGCTACTATATTGATGAGTTGTATGGTGTTCTCTTCGTGGCACCGGCGAAGTGGGTTGCTAAACAGGTCAATGTCTTCGTTGATAAGGGCCTGATTGACGGCTTCTTGCACTTTGTCGCACGTGCATTCACCTGGTTGGGCGATCTATTCAAAGTGCTCAACAAATGGTTGATTGATGGTGTGGGTGATGGTATCCCGAGAGCAATTTACGACCTAGGCGGCTGGCTGCGCGGCGCGCAAACCGGGCGCGTACAGCAGTATTTGCTGGCTGTTCTAATCACAATCCTGGTCATTGGCCTCTTCTTCGCGCTGACAGCCGGCGGCGCAGTGGCCGCGCAGTAG
- the nuoK gene encoding NADH-quinone oxidoreductase subunit NuoK, with protein sequence MVPLWMYLTVAAGLFCLGVFGVLSRRNGVAVLMSIELMLNAVNINAVAFWRYNTTIASLTQPAPSELNGIVFAAFLLVVAAAEAAVGLAIIITVYRNRRSVDPEEADTLRG encoded by the coding sequence ATGGTCCCTTTATGGATGTATTTAACGGTAGCCGCAGGGCTCTTTTGCCTGGGTGTGTTCGGCGTCTTGTCGCGTCGTAATGGTGTTGCCGTGCTAATGAGCATTGAATTGATGCTCAATGCCGTCAATATCAACGCTGTGGCGTTCTGGCGCTATAACACGACGATCGCTAGTCTGACGCAACCAGCACCTTCGGAATTAAATGGTATTGTTTTTGCGGCCTTCTTGTTGGTCGTGGCCGCGGCGGAAGCTGCAGTCGGCCTCGCGATTATTATTACGGTCTATCGCAATCGGCGCTCGGTCGATCCTGAAGAAGCCGATACGTTGAGAGGATAG
- a CDS encoding NADH-quinone oxidoreductase subunit J: MSQIDFSAIAFFIFSLLALGGGFGVVTNRNLFRGTIWLMVSLFGVAGLFVLLSAPFLAAVQVLVYIGAIAILFTFAVMLTRSLTHLTARYNRLWPTAIGAALLFAMLIVGVIWPVFGANEAFAVPASDVVRNTTDLGLALVSGEGYVLPFEVASLLLTAAMIGAIVIARDVDEEEIGE, translated from the coding sequence ATGTCTCAAATCGATTTTAGTGCGATTGCATTTTTTATCTTTAGTTTGCTGGCCTTGGGTGGTGGCTTCGGGGTTGTGACGAATCGCAACCTGTTCCGGGGCACGATCTGGCTGATGGTGAGCTTGTTCGGTGTGGCGGGGCTTTTCGTCCTGCTGAGTGCGCCGTTCCTGGCAGCGGTACAGGTGTTGGTTTACATCGGTGCGATTGCCATTTTGTTCACCTTTGCAGTGATGCTCACTCGCAGCCTGACGCATCTGACAGCGCGTTATAACCGCTTATGGCCGACTGCGATTGGCGCAGCGCTTCTGTTCGCCATGCTCATTGTTGGCGTGATCTGGCCTGTATTTGGCGCGAATGAAGCCTTTGCTGTGCCTGCGTCGGATGTTGTGCGTAATACAACCGACCTCGGCCTGGCACTTGTATCTGGTGAAGGGTATGTCTTGCCCTTTGAGGTGGCGTCGCTCTTACTCACTGCTGCGATGATCGGTGCTATCGTCATCGCGCGCGATGTGGACGAAGAGGAGATTGGCGAATAA
- the nuoH gene encoding NADH-quinone oxidoreductase subunit NuoH: MDCTGLCEVIAQSGLDVGLAQFLSLLLAVVAVSGVPLVTVIFLIWVERKIAARIQDRIGPNRVGPFGLVQTFADLLKLLVKEDITPTAADRLLYNVAPLISFASVALIWAIVPYTPYHFGADLEIGALYFVAVASLGTLAIMTAGWASNNKYALLGAFRVVALLVSYEIPLVFALMVPVLLAGSMSMLDIVYAQGGMWFVFMSPLAMLLFFISSQAETGRAPFDLIEAESELVAGFNIEYSGMKFGMFFAAEFLHVFTNGVLIAVLFMGGWFFPGWQEPLIAFFWLGVKASLVYFVSLWIRNTVPRFRIDQVMKFNWFFLVPISIVNVLVLSFLVMVLKEIGLVPLDEAGNMALQTGTFVEMLPMTIVLLLSNVLICIPIINRLRRSGNESRAELEARAASRAVAGATGD, from the coding sequence ATGGATTGTACCGGACTCTGCGAGGTAATAGCACAAAGCGGTTTAGATGTGGGCCTGGCCCAATTTTTGTCTCTGCTGCTGGCTGTGGTTGCGGTGAGTGGGGTACCTCTTGTAACGGTAATCTTCCTCATCTGGGTCGAGCGTAAAATCGCTGCTCGCATCCAGGACCGTATTGGTCCGAACCGCGTTGGCCCCTTTGGCCTCGTACAAACTTTTGCAGACCTCCTGAAATTGCTTGTTAAAGAAGACATTACCCCGACAGCAGCGGATCGCTTACTATACAATGTCGCGCCGCTCATTTCATTTGCTTCTGTGGCCTTGATCTGGGCGATTGTGCCCTATACACCGTATCACTTCGGTGCTGATCTCGAAATTGGCGCGCTGTACTTTGTCGCGGTGGCGTCCCTGGGCACGTTAGCTATCATGACGGCAGGTTGGGCCAGTAATAACAAGTACGCGCTGCTCGGTGCATTCCGCGTCGTTGCGCTGCTTGTCAGCTATGAAATCCCACTTGTTTTCGCCCTGATGGTGCCTGTTTTGCTTGCAGGCAGTATGAGTATGCTGGATATTGTTTATGCCCAGGGCGGGATGTGGTTTGTCTTTATGTCGCCGCTGGCGATGCTGCTCTTCTTTATATCTTCCCAGGCGGAAACAGGCCGTGCACCCTTCGACTTAATCGAGGCGGAATCGGAATTGGTGGCAGGCTTCAATATTGAGTACTCCGGCATGAAGTTCGGCATGTTCTTCGCTGCGGAGTTCTTGCATGTCTTCACCAATGGCGTCCTGATTGCGGTCCTCTTTATGGGCGGCTGGTTCTTCCCAGGCTGGCAGGAACCGCTGATTGCGTTCTTCTGGCTGGGCGTCAAGGCGTCCCTGGTCTATTTCGTCTCGCTGTGGATTCGTAATACGGTCCCACGCTTCCGTATTGACCAGGTGATGAAATTCAATTGGTTCTTCCTAGTGCCCATCTCCATTGTCAATGTGCTGGTGCTTTCCTTCCTGGTGATGGTCCTGAAGGAAATTGGCCTCGTACCGCTCGATGAAGCGGGTAATATGGCCCTGCAAACGGGTACGTTCGTAGAAATGCTGCCTATGACGATAGTGCTGTTGCTTTCGAACGTGCTGATCTGCATCCCGATTATCAACCGCCTGCGCCGTAGTGGTAACGAAAGCCGTGCTGAATTAGAAGCACGTGCTGCGAGCCGCGCGGTTGCCGGGGCCACTGGCGATTAA
- a CDS encoding NADH-quinone oxidoreductase subunit A yields the protein MNVLNEWAFIGVFALLAPILPMLPIGVATLLRPKKPNVLKSQTYECGVETVGDTWVQFRVQYYIYGLIFLVFDVEMVFLFPWAVAYHQLDFFAFAAGLLFIFLLTDALIYAWRKGVLIWR from the coding sequence ATGAATGTATTAAATGAATGGGCGTTTATTGGTGTGTTTGCATTACTTGCGCCAATTCTGCCGATGTTGCCAATCGGTGTCGCCACATTACTGCGTCCCAAGAAACCCAATGTACTTAAAAGCCAGACGTATGAATGCGGTGTCGAAACGGTTGGCGATACCTGGGTTCAGTTCCGCGTCCAGTATTATATTTATGGCTTGATCTTTCTGGTTTTTGACGTCGAGATGGTCTTCTTATTCCCCTGGGCTGTGGCTTATCACCAGTTAGATTTCTTCGCCTTTGCGGCTGGTCTCTTGTTCATCTTCTTATTGACGGATGCCCTGATTTACGCCTGGCGTAAAGGCGTATTGATCTGGCGCTAA
- a CDS encoding lipid II:glycine glycyltransferase FemX has product MYDIPTAAEWDAFVTQHPRGHLLQLSAWGDLKSAYGWDAGRIALRDEGHIIAGAQILFRKLPLRLGTMAYIPFGGYVTASSQWPALWHAIDAYCQEQGAAFLKWEPGLYLDDERPDFAVLGFRGSPQTIQPPNTILLDISDSDDDIMARMNQGTRRKIRKSLKNDIRYYEAEPGDVTKFTNLMHITGERNEFGVHEPDYYAMQYDLFAPEHAALILAEHEGQTLAGVFVFAVGDTAQYISGASSNIDRNLMASYGVQWKAIEWAKVRGCRYYDMWGIPDEPEATLEAQFQDRSDGLWGVYGFKRGWGGQVIRSAGAWDMVYNALIYRAYLAAIMLRG; this is encoded by the coding sequence ATGTATGATATCCCCACTGCCGCCGAATGGGACGCCTTCGTCACACAGCACCCACGCGGACATCTATTGCAACTCAGTGCCTGGGGCGATCTCAAATCAGCTTACGGTTGGGATGCCGGGCGTATCGCCCTGCGCGATGAGGGTCACATTATCGCCGGGGCACAAATTCTATTTCGCAAATTGCCCCTGCGTTTGGGGACGATGGCCTATATTCCTTTTGGGGGCTATGTCACGGCAAGTTCGCAGTGGCCGGCCTTATGGCACGCCATTGATGCGTATTGCCAGGAACAAGGTGCCGCTTTCTTAAAATGGGAGCCAGGGCTTTACCTGGACGATGAACGGCCCGATTTTGCTGTTTTAGGCTTCCGGGGTAGTCCTCAGACAATCCAGCCCCCCAACACGATCTTGCTAGACATCAGCGATAGCGACGATGACATCATGGCACGCATGAACCAGGGCACGCGACGTAAAATCCGCAAAAGCCTGAAAAATGACATCCGCTATTATGAAGCTGAGCCGGGGGATGTCACGAAATTCACCAATCTGATGCACATTACGGGCGAGCGCAATGAATTCGGCGTACATGAGCCGGATTACTATGCGATGCAATATGACCTCTTCGCTCCGGAACATGCCGCCCTCATCCTGGCTGAGCACGAAGGACAAACACTCGCCGGGGTATTCGTGTTCGCGGTGGGCGATACAGCCCAATATATTTCCGGCGCATCCTCCAACATCGACCGCAACCTGATGGCAAGCTATGGGGTTCAGTGGAAGGCGATTGAGTGGGCGAAGGTCCGTGGCTGCCGCTATTATGACATGTGGGGCATCCCTGATGAGCCAGAAGCCACACTAGAAGCCCAATTCCAGGATCGCAGCGATGGTTTGTGGGGCGTCTATGGCTTTAAACGTGGATGGGGCGGCCAAGTCATCCGTTCCGCCGGGGCCTGGGATATGGTATATAATGCCCTCATCTACCGAGCTTACCTGGCAGCTATCATGCTGCGAGGCTAA
- a CDS encoding lipid II:glycine glycyltransferase FemX produces the protein MKDRDEWNDHLRAMPYSHILQTWEWGEFKHATVNWKPFRWAFKRNEELVAMASVGQRRVGALNVLYAPKGPVLAYDDIQLAQEIIGWLEKWARRKRAIWVKIDPDVPLATGVPGEEDDTPSTLGQTFKDLIVKRRWQFSKEQVQFRNTIVIDLNQSEEDLFASMSQNTRRKVRQAEKKGVTIRTAGIDDLPILYDLYANTGERDDFIIRPYNYYATLWRDFMEAGLAHAFIAEYEHKPIAHVILFHFGSKCWYFYGASSNEERQRMPNYALQWKAIQWAKAQGYAAYDMWGAPDEFDESDGMWGVYEFKRGFRGTVVRHIGAWDYSPFRPLYALYNRTRSR, from the coding sequence ATCAAAGATCGTGACGAGTGGAACGACCACTTGCGTGCTATGCCCTATTCGCACATCCTGCAAACATGGGAATGGGGCGAATTTAAACACGCCACCGTAAACTGGAAGCCGTTCCGATGGGCCTTCAAACGGAATGAGGAATTAGTCGCCATGGCCAGCGTCGGCCAGCGCCGTGTAGGTGCACTCAACGTGCTCTATGCCCCCAAAGGCCCCGTACTCGCCTACGATGATATCCAGCTCGCGCAGGAGATCATCGGCTGGTTAGAGAAGTGGGCCCGCCGCAAGCGCGCTATCTGGGTCAAAATCGACCCTGATGTACCGCTCGCTACGGGCGTTCCTGGCGAAGAAGACGATACCCCCTCCACCCTCGGTCAAACATTCAAAGATCTGATTGTCAAACGTCGCTGGCAGTTCAGTAAAGAACAGGTGCAGTTCCGCAACACGATTGTCATCGACTTAAACCAGAGCGAAGAAGACTTGTTCGCCAGTATGAGCCAGAACACCCGTCGCAAAGTGCGCCAGGCTGAAAAGAAAGGCGTAACGATCCGCACAGCAGGTATCGATGACCTGCCAATACTCTACGATCTTTACGCCAACACGGGCGAACGTGATGATTTCATCATCCGGCCCTATAACTATTACGCCACACTCTGGCGGGACTTCATGGAAGCTGGCTTGGCCCATGCTTTCATCGCAGAGTATGAGCATAAGCCTATTGCACACGTCATTCTGTTTCACTTTGGCAGCAAATGCTGGTATTTCTATGGAGCCTCTTCTAATGAAGAGCGCCAGCGTATGCCGAATTACGCTCTACAATGGAAAGCGATCCAATGGGCCAAAGCCCAGGGCTACGCCGCTTATGATATGTGGGGTGCGCCAGATGAATTCGACGAGAGCGACGGCATGTGGGGCGTCTATGAATTCAAACGAGGCTTTAGAGGCACAGTTGTACGCCATATTGGCGCATGGGATTACAGTCCCTTCCGTCCACTATACGCCCTCTATAACCGGACGCGCAGTCGTTAG
- a CDS encoding alpha/beta fold hydrolase, with protein MYEMRYIETNNVMLHVVLAGPEDGEPVFLLHGFPEFWYGWRQQIDFLAQEGYRVIVPDQRGYNLSDKPKGISAYNITKLATDIDQLAETLGYEKINLVGHDWGAAVSWWLATIYPQRLKKLVILNVPYPSILRDHLMSGKWEQLLKSWYIFAFQLPLVPEAMASIADYEAFANILRSTSKEGSFTEEDIARYKRAWAQPGALTGMLNWYRAMIRQNADRVPAALAGEQPRNKSKRITTPTLMLWGEKDVALTKDLAQPSIDLCENGELIFFPNATHWVQHDEAEAVNRHILNFIQEAEPAAADA; from the coding sequence ATGTACGAGATGCGTTATATAGAGACCAATAATGTGATGCTGCATGTGGTCCTCGCAGGGCCGGAAGATGGCGAGCCCGTTTTCTTGCTCCATGGCTTCCCAGAATTCTGGTATGGGTGGCGGCAGCAAATTGATTTCTTAGCTCAAGAAGGCTACCGCGTCATCGTGCCGGACCAACGAGGCTACAACCTGAGCGACAAGCCCAAAGGCATCAGCGCGTATAACATCACCAAGCTAGCAACTGACATTGATCAACTGGCAGAAACACTTGGCTATGAGAAAATCAACCTCGTCGGCCATGATTGGGGAGCCGCCGTCTCCTGGTGGTTAGCGACGATCTACCCGCAGCGCCTCAAAAAGCTGGTTATCTTAAACGTCCCCTATCCGAGCATCCTGCGCGATCATCTCATGAGCGGCAAATGGGAGCAGCTCCTCAAGAGCTGGTATATCTTTGCTTTCCAGCTCCCCCTAGTGCCAGAAGCCATGGCAAGCATCGCCGATTATGAAGCCTTCGCCAATATCCTGCGTTCAACCAGTAAAGAAGGCTCTTTTACAGAGGAAGACATCGCACGCTATAAGCGAGCCTGGGCACAACCCGGCGCGCTCACAGGTATGCTGAATTGGTACCGGGCCATGATACGCCAGAATGCGGACCGCGTCCCGGCAGCACTGGCAGGCGAACAACCCAGGAATAAATCCAAGCGCATTACAACGCCAACGCTCATGCTCTGGGGAGAGAAAGACGTCGCCCTGACAAAAGACCTGGCGCAGCCGAGTATTGATCTGTGCGAAAATGGCGAACTGATTTTCTTCCCCAATGCCACGCACTGGGTACAGCACGACGAAGCCGAGGCCGTGAATCGGCATATCCTCAATTTCATCCAAGAAGCTGAGCCAGCCGCAGCCGATGCTTAA
- a CDS encoding zinc ribbon domain-containing protein: MSNEKTYEMLWDCQYCGTKKLLGKTHRFCPNCGAAQDPKSRYYPSDEDKVAVEDHHFVGVDVTCSVCGTLNGADSKFCQNCGASLEEGVKAQTLAEQTRGLYESFESSGSRDVVKESFDAEMVRAGVKPKNAGAAASGLNMRVIAFVVVAIVLLGAAALFFLRTEERTVVVTGHGWEHTITVEEYVNFSESSWRDSRPSGYNVSMVPGTCVERQRGTRQVPDGQTCNVVRSDNGDGTFSEREVCHTNYRSEPVYDDWCQWSGERYTLDDTYTTSGLDLNTFWPQVSLNCANQQRIGCQREDRKSTYWITFKLDDGDQTYRCDFGINDWQAAEEGDRFTVQVRAMDESAADCGSLKPAS, from the coding sequence ATGAGCAACGAAAAAACCTACGAGATGTTGTGGGATTGCCAGTACTGCGGCACTAAAAAGCTGCTTGGCAAAACGCATCGTTTTTGCCCGAACTGTGGCGCAGCGCAGGACCCGAAGTCACGCTACTATCCATCTGATGAAGACAAAGTTGCTGTTGAAGATCATCATTTTGTTGGTGTGGATGTGACGTGCAGCGTTTGCGGTACGCTCAATGGCGCTGATAGCAAATTCTGCCAGAACTGTGGTGCTTCTTTAGAGGAAGGCGTTAAAGCCCAAACGCTTGCGGAACAAACCCGTGGTTTGTATGAATCGTTTGAGAGCAGCGGCTCGCGCGATGTGGTGAAGGAATCCTTCGACGCGGAGATGGTGCGCGCTGGGGTCAAACCTAAAAATGCCGGGGCAGCCGCATCTGGCCTGAATATGCGCGTCATCGCTTTTGTGGTGGTGGCGATTGTGCTGTTGGGGGCGGCGGCTCTTTTCTTCTTACGGACGGAAGAACGCACAGTTGTCGTGACGGGCCATGGATGGGAACATACTATCACGGTGGAGGAATACGTCAACTTTAGCGAAAGTAGTTGGCGAGATTCTCGGCCATCTGGCTATAACGTGTCGATGGTGCCAGGAACCTGCGTAGAACGTCAACGTGGGACGCGCCAGGTACCGGATGGACAGACATGTAACGTCGTCCGCAGTGATAACGGCGACGGGACTTTTAGCGAGCGTGAGGTTTGCCATACGAACTATCGTAGTGAGCCTGTTTATGACGATTGGTGCCAGTGGTCCGGTGAGCGCTACACGCTTGATGATACCTATACCACCAGTGGGCTGGATCTGAATACATTCTGGCCACAGGTCAGCTTGAACTGTGCCAATCAACAGCGCATTGGCTGCCAGCGAGAAGACCGTAAAAGCACGTATTGGATTACGTTTAAGCTGGATGATGGCGACCAGACCTATCGTTGTGACTTTGGCATCAATGATTGGCAGGCTGCGGAAGAAGGCGACCGATTTACGGTACAGGTGCGCGCTATGGACGAAAGCGCTGCTGATTGTGGCTCTCTGAAGCCAGCAAGCTAA
- a CDS encoding GNAT family N-acetyltransferase: MRTIELVGYTPGSLGRIIELHGAYYAQHWDLGLYFEAKVATEMAAFLGRLDPTRDGAWFAHVDGAVVGSIFVDGLEAEVEGARIRWFIIDPAYQGLGLGNRLMNAAMDFCREKQFHRVYLTTFEGLTAARHLYDKHGFKLCGEEDGSHLTGRSSLTEQILACLLTSDEDRGL; the protein is encoded by the coding sequence ATGCGCACGATTGAATTGGTGGGTTATACACCGGGATCACTTGGGCGGATCATCGAACTGCATGGGGCTTACTATGCACAGCATTGGGATTTGGGGCTTTATTTTGAAGCTAAAGTTGCCACGGAGATGGCCGCATTTTTAGGCCGCCTGGACCCTACACGTGATGGCGCATGGTTTGCGCACGTCGATGGTGCGGTTGTCGGCAGTATCTTCGTTGATGGCCTTGAGGCTGAAGTTGAGGGCGCTAGAATACGTTGGTTCATTATAGACCCGGCATATCAAGGCCTGGGTTTAGGGAATCGATTGATGAATGCTGCTATGGATTTTTGCCGAGAAAAGCAATTCCATCGGGTTTATCTGACGACGTTTGAGGGTTTAACGGCTGCACGTCACTTGTATGACAAACATGGGTTCAAGCTTTGTGGGGAAGAAGACGGCAGCCATTTGACAGGGCGGTCATCGTTAACGGAGCAAATCCTCGCATGTTTGCTCACGAGTGATGAAGACCGTGGCCTGTAG
- a CDS encoding helix-turn-helix domain-containing protein, translated as MKQSQTPGGKRLRSLRHFYNKTQLDIELEAGLGIGYLQRLELGRVKQPERETIERILTALNAHYIERRDLLELFGYVVDMPLPDDEAIQWAISVCHDELTSVQFPAYLLDCGHRLLYWNTQTSRLFDTSVADHVSMLKLVFDASYHWMPKIKNEAEFLPAQIRALRYEMQHFHNEDWYEALIDDMLSCQTFRHYWQAESEKMIQIPARPLTPLELEVDQHILSFRLISEPFVQDNRFRVIFYLPTDAQTIQQCLDWSQ; from the coding sequence ATGAAACAGTCGCAAACCCCCGGTGGCAAGAGATTAAGATCACTCCGCCATTTTTACAACAAAACACAGCTCGACATCGAGCTTGAGGCTGGTTTAGGGATAGGCTATCTTCAGAGGCTTGAACTCGGTCGCGTGAAGCAACCCGAACGCGAGACGATTGAGCGCATCCTCACGGCACTCAATGCGCACTACATCGAGCGAAGAGACCTGCTAGAGTTATTTGGCTATGTGGTGGATATGCCGCTGCCGGATGATGAAGCCATTCAATGGGCCATTTCAGTCTGCCATGATGAGCTGACTAGCGTTCAATTCCCGGCTTATTTGCTGGATTGTGGTCATCGTCTGCTCTATTGGAACACCCAGACGTCTCGCCTGTTCGACACGTCGGTAGCTGATCATGTATCCATGCTGAAGTTGGTCTTCGATGCCAGTTACCATTGGATGCCTAAGATTAAAAACGAGGCTGAGTTCTTACCGGCCCAAATCCGGGCGCTTCGTTATGAGATGCAGCACTTCCACAATGAAGACTGGTACGAGGCCTTGATTGACGACATGCTTTCGTGTCAAACATTCAGGCACTATTGGCAGGCAGAATCCGAGAAGATGATCCAGATACCAGCACGCCCCTTAACACCCCTGGAACTAGAAGTTGATCAACACATTTTGAGCTTCAGGCTTATTTCAGAGCCATTTGTCCAGGACAATCGCTTCCGGGTGATTTTTTATCTCCCGACAGACGCTCAAACTATCCAGCAATGCCTGGATTGGTCCCAATAA